One window of Acidobacteriota bacterium genomic DNA carries:
- a CDS encoding LysM peptidoglycan-binding domain-containing protein — translation MSLAEKYQSLIDLAGSLSVADMVINEGDGVLHIEGAAPTAEAKQALWDEYGRIDPDYRAGDLVLNVSAPEAAVNTYTVQSGDNLSKIGGKYGVTWQAIFEANRDKLNDPDKIFPGQELVIPQ, via the coding sequence ATGTCATTAGCTGAAAAGTATCAATCACTTATCGACTTGGCGGGCAGCCTGAGCGTTGCTGATATGGTCATCAACGAAGGCGACGGCGTCCTTCACATCGAGGGCGCGGCACCGACGGCGGAAGCCAAACAGGCTCTGTGGGATGAATACGGACGAATCGATCCCGACTATCGCGCCGGAGACCTCGTCCTCAACGTCTCGGCACCGGAAGCCGCAGTCAACACCTACACGGTCCAATCGGGCGACAACCTGAGCAAGATCGGCGGAAAATACGGCGTCACGTGGCAGGCGATCTTCGAAGCCAACCGCGACAAACTCAACGATCCCGACAAGATCTTTCCGGGACAAGAACTGGTTATCCCGCAATAG
- a CDS encoding type IV pilus twitching motility protein PilT — protein MDALFHAMSEIGASDLHMSVSMPPMVRKDGKMKVLPSNEQTLTSESARELLTSIMPSKNQEEFSERNDTDFAYEIPGLARFRANIFMDRKGMGGVFRIIPTKILTAQQLGLSPAIMNLCELSKGLVVVTGPTGSGKSTTLCAMVDHINKQRDDHIITIEDPIEFVHENQQCLVNQREVHNHTDSFKNALRAALREDPDILLVGEMRDLETISIAIETAETGHLVFGTLHTTTAASTVDRIIDQFPADRQQQIRVMLSESLKGVIAQTLLPKKGGGRVAALEVLIVTPAISNLIREGKTFQIPSAMQTGKNHGMVMLNDALFAHVQNGLVEPRDAYIKAVDKTTFESMLTRGGFKI, from the coding sequence ATGGACGCGTTGTTTCACGCGATGTCGGAGATCGGCGCATCCGATCTTCATATGAGCGTTTCGATGCCGCCGATGGTGCGTAAAGACGGCAAAATGAAGGTCCTGCCGTCAAACGAACAGACGCTCACATCCGAATCGGCGCGCGAACTGCTGACCTCGATAATGCCGTCGAAGAACCAGGAAGAATTCTCGGAGCGAAACGATACCGACTTTGCCTACGAAATCCCGGGCCTCGCGCGATTCCGCGCCAACATCTTTATGGACCGCAAGGGAATGGGCGGAGTGTTCCGCATCATTCCGACCAAGATCCTCACTGCCCAGCAACTCGGGCTCTCGCCGGCGATAATGAATCTTTGCGAGCTTTCGAAGGGACTGGTCGTCGTTACCGGCCCGACCGGATCGGGTAAGTCGACGACCCTTTGCGCGATGGTCGATCACATCAACAAACAGCGCGACGACCATATCATCACGATCGAGGACCCGATCGAGTTTGTACACGAAAACCAACAGTGCCTCGTCAACCAGCGCGAGGTCCACAACCACACCGACAGTTTCAAGAATGCGCTGCGGGCCGCCCTGCGTGAAGATCCGGATATTCTGCTGGTCGGCGAAATGCGCGATCTCGAAACGATCTCGATCGCCATCGAGACCGCCGAAACGGGTCATCTCGTCTTTGGAACGCTGCATACGACGACCGCCGCTTCGACGGTCGACCGCATCATCGACCAGTTCCCGGCCGACCGCCAGCAGCAGATCCGCGTGATGCTGTCTGAGTCGCTGAAAGGAGTTATCGCCCAAACACTGCTGCCGAAAAAAGGCGGCGGTCGCGTCGCGGCGCTCGAAGTTCTGATCGTCACGCCGGCGATCTCGAACCTGATCCGCGAAGGCAAGACTTTCCAGATCCCGTCGGCGATGCAAACCGGCAAGAACCACGGAATGGTGATGCTCAACGACGCGCTCTTCGCGCACGTCCAAAACGGCCTCGTCGAACCCCGCGACGCCTACATCAAGGCCGTCGATAAGACGACCTTCGAATCAATGCTGACCCGCGGCGGATTCAAGATCTGA
- a CDS encoding insulinase family protein, translating to MTDFGFSILDLGLRFRMRFCLSAAMVFLAASAVFAQKETPPVGGQPKPFVFPAQENFTLPNGMKVTLVQYGSVPKVAIQAYIYTGTKDDSKGKKGVSQTTADMLKEGTKTRTSEEIARSMAEMGGSLNVGAGTDNTVIGGEVLSEFDVRFLTLVSDVIMNPNFRAGDLERLRANKLRQLAVASTQAQNVAWERFREMIFPDHPYGQVNPTDSEVKSYTLDDIRNFHLANYGAARTHLYIVGKFNAAAVRNIVEKAFSGWKAGAKQERNPPKTAVKRSFAKVDRPGAQQSTLYVGMPAPDQSDPDYVKFVVMDSILGGAFGSRITSNIREDKGYTYSPGSAVWTRYKTGYWYESADVKTENTGDSIKEILFEVNRMRTEPVSEAELQGIKNNMVGIYVLQNSSRFGVIGQLETMNYHELPKSFIDDYVKRVVSVTAADVQAMAKKYLTEDRMTIVVVGDLAKVNDQLKPYE from the coding sequence ATGACTGATTTTGGATTTTCGATTTTGGATCTTGGATTGAGATTCCGTATGCGTTTTTGCCTTTCGGCGGCGATGGTCTTTTTGGCCGCGTCGGCCGTGTTCGCGCAGAAAGAAACGCCGCCGGTTGGCGGGCAGCCGAAACCGTTCGTCTTTCCGGCGCAGGAGAATTTCACGTTGCCGAACGGAATGAAGGTGACGCTCGTGCAGTATGGTTCGGTGCCGAAGGTCGCGATCCAGGCTTACATCTACACCGGCACGAAGGATGACTCGAAGGGCAAAAAAGGCGTTTCGCAGACGACGGCCGATATGCTCAAAGAAGGAACGAAGACGCGCACTTCCGAGGAGATCGCGCGGTCAATGGCCGAGATGGGCGGAAGTTTGAACGTCGGCGCCGGTACGGACAATACGGTCATCGGCGGCGAAGTTCTTTCGGAATTCGACGTCCGTTTCCTGACGCTCGTTTCCGACGTCATTATGAATCCGAATTTCAGAGCCGGGGACCTTGAGCGTTTGCGCGCCAACAAATTGCGCCAACTCGCCGTTGCGAGCACGCAGGCACAGAACGTCGCGTGGGAAAGATTCCGCGAGATGATCTTCCCGGATCACCCGTACGGGCAGGTTAATCCGACCGACTCCGAAGTCAAATCTTACACGCTCGATGACATTCGCAACTTCCATCTCGCGAATTACGGCGCGGCGCGGACGCATCTCTACATCGTCGGCAAATTCAACGCTGCCGCCGTCCGCAACATCGTCGAAAAGGCGTTTTCGGGCTGGAAAGCCGGGGCGAAGCAAGAACGGAACCCGCCGAAGACGGCGGTCAAACGATCCTTCGCCAAGGTCGATCGGCCGGGCGCGCAGCAGTCGACGCTTTATGTCGGAATGCCGGCGCCGGATCAGTCGGACCCGGACTACGTGAAGTTCGTCGTGATGGACTCGATCCTTGGCGGCGCCTTCGGTTCGCGCATCACGTCGAACATCCGCGAGGACAAAGGCTACACGTATTCACCGGGCAGCGCCGTCTGGACCCGTTACAAAACCGGTTACTGGTACGAATCGGCCGATGTAAAGACCGAGAATACGGGCGATTCGATCAAGGAAATTCTTTTCGAGGTCAACCGTATGCGGACCGAGCCCGTCAGCGAAGCCGAACTTCAAGGCATCAAGAACAATATGGTCGGGATCTACGTGCTGCAGAATTCGTCCCGTTTCGGCGTCATCGGACAGCTCGAAACGATGAATTATCACGAACTGCCGAAGAGCTTCATCGACGACTATGTCAAACGGGTCGTCTCGGTCACCGCCGCGGACGTTCAGGCGATGGCGAAAAAGTACCTGACTGAGGACAGGATGACGATCGTCGTTGTCGGCGATCTAGCGAAGGTGAACGATCAGCTGAAACCGTACGAGTAG
- a CDS encoding shikimate kinase codes for MAEEIRIVLTGFMGVGKSTVARHLASMLGCDKTDLDAAIADRERKSIANIIDEHGIDEFRRIESEVLGAILESGARIVALGGGAWTVPANRRLIKDRKFTSIWLETSFDHCWLNIVNSKRVRPLARNKAETFRLFEERQKLYCLADWHFVVRSGLNSFEVARQIAEEVFSLEFD; via the coding sequence ATGGCTGAAGAAATTCGCATCGTGCTGACCGGTTTTATGGGTGTCGGCAAATCTACCGTCGCCAGACATTTGGCGTCGATGCTCGGGTGCGACAAGACCGACCTCGACGCGGCGATCGCTGATCGCGAAAGAAAGTCGATCGCGAACATCATCGACGAGCACGGCATCGACGAATTTCGGCGCATCGAATCTGAAGTTCTCGGTGCCATCCTAGAATCCGGCGCGCGGATCGTTGCGCTTGGCGGCGGCGCCTGGACCGTTCCGGCGAACCGCCGGTTGATCAAAGACCGGAAGTTTACATCGATTTGGCTCGAGACCAGTTTCGATCATTGCTGGCTCAACATCGTCAACTCAAAACGCGTCCGGCCGCTCGCGCGGAACAAGGCTGAAACGTTCCGGCTGTTCGAAGAAAGACAGAAACTCTACTGCCTCGCCGATTGGCATTTTGTCGTGAGATCGGGACTAAACTCATTCGAAGTCGCGCGTCAAATCGCGGAGGAAGTGTTTTCGCTGGAATTTGACTAG
- the aroA gene encoding 3-phosphoshikimate 1-carboxyvinyltransferase: MKVSSANSIIGAISLPGDKSISHRAAMFASIAEGETTITNFGSSVDCASTLACFEQLGVGIERAGSTVRVKGVGKYGLKRSAEPLDCGNSGTTVRLISGILAGQDFETTLTGDASLSKRPMKRVIEPLTQMGASFDSADNRLPLTIRGKRPLKAIDYKMPVASAQVKSCVLLAGLYAAGTTSVAERDFIDSANCVDSGIKSEIPNRKSQIALTRDHTERMLRWFGADVVCGPDGRVSISGDAKLSARDFRVPSDVSSAAFFLVAASCLPGSGLLIENVGLNPTRTAVIDVLQRFGANIERFGESELSGEPVGNLRVCGANHLKGDTRSNLIDGDIIANIIDEIPILAVFGTQVESGIEIRGARELRVKESDRIASVVENLRRMNANVEEFEDGFRIAKSKLRGARIDSFDDHRIAMAFAVAGLFADGETEIDGADCAAVSFPEFFETLRSVCG; encoded by the coding sequence ATGAAGGTCTCTTCGGCAAATTCTATCATCGGCGCGATCTCGCTTCCCGGCGACAAGTCGATCTCGCACCGCGCGGCGATGTTCGCGTCGATCGCGGAGGGCGAAACGACGATCACGAATTTCGGGTCGAGCGTCGATTGCGCCTCGACGCTCGCCTGTTTCGAACAGTTGGGCGTCGGCATCGAACGCGCCGGCTCGACCGTGCGCGTCAAAGGTGTCGGGAAATACGGGCTGAAGCGGTCGGCCGAACCGCTCGACTGCGGCAACTCCGGAACGACTGTCCGCCTGATCTCCGGAATCCTTGCCGGCCAGGACTTTGAAACGACGCTGACCGGCGACGCGAGTCTTTCAAAACGCCCGATGAAACGTGTCATCGAACCCCTTACGCAAATGGGCGCTTCGTTCGATTCGGCCGACAATCGTCTGCCGCTGACGATTCGCGGAAAACGACCGCTCAAGGCGATAGACTACAAAATGCCCGTCGCCAGCGCACAGGTAAAATCCTGTGTCCTCCTCGCTGGGCTATACGCCGCCGGCACGACGTCGGTTGCGGAGCGGGATTTCATCGATTCCGCGAATTGTGTCGATTCCGGCATCAAATCCGAGATCCCAAATCGAAAATCCCAAATCGCGCTGACTCGCGATCACACCGAACGAATGCTCCGCTGGTTCGGCGCCGATGTCGTTTGCGGTCCGGACGGCCGTGTATCGATTTCCGGCGATGCGAAACTGTCGGCGCGCGATTTTCGGGTGCCGTCGGACGTGTCGTCAGCGGCTTTCTTCCTAGTCGCAGCGAGTTGTCTTCCCGGGTCCGGGCTTCTGATCGAAAATGTCGGTCTGAATCCGACGCGAACGGCCGTGATCGATGTCCTGCAGCGCTTTGGCGCGAACATCGAGCGGTTCGGCGAATCGGAGCTTTCAGGAGAACCCGTCGGAAATCTCCGGGTTTGCGGCGCGAATCATTTGAAGGGCGACACGCGCTCGAACCTGATCGACGGGGACATCATCGCCAACATCATTGATGAGATCCCGATTCTCGCGGTGTTCGGAACGCAGGTAGAAAGCGGGATCGAGATTCGCGGCGCGCGCGAGCTTCGCGTCAAGGAATCGGACCGCATTGCCTCGGTCGTCGAGAACCTCCGTCGGATGAACGCGAACGTCGAGGAATTCGAAGACGGGTTCCGGATCGCGAAGTCGAAGCTGAGAGGCGCGCGAATCGACAGTTTCGACGATCACCGGATCGCGATGGCCTTTGCCGTCGCCGGACTTTTCGCCGACGGAGAGACCGAGATCGACGGCGCGGATTGCGCGGCGGTCTCGTTTCCGGAATTCTTTGAGACGCTTCGAAGCGTTTGCGGATGA